The genome window CCCATCCCGTTCTGGCCTACAATACCAATGCGGTCGCCTTTTCGGAATGTGTATTCAAAGTTTTTAATCAATTGTCTTTCACCAAATCCTTTGCTCACATTTTCGAGCTCGATGATCTTGCTGCCCAGCCTCGAAGTGCGGACATTCAGTTCCATTTGTGTATCAAACTTCTTCTGGCTTGCCTTCTCCTTTAATTCCTCAAATGCATCCACACGATATTTTGCCTTTGTCCCGCGTGCTTTGGGCTGACGGCGGATCCAGTCGAGTTCCTTGCGCATTAAGTTGCGCGCCTTATCAATGCCGGCTGCCTCCATTTCTTCTCTTTCCGCCTTTTTTTCGAGGAAGTAAGTGTAGTTTCCTTTATATGGATATGCTGAGCCGTGATCTAGTTCAAGCATTTGATTACAAACTGTGTCCAGGAAATACCGGTCGTGGGTTACGACCAGCAATGTTGTGTTGGACGTATTTAGATAGTTTTCAAGCCATTCCACCGTATCCAGGTCCAAATGGTTGGTAGGCTCATCCAGGATTAGTAAATCAGGATCTTCCAGCAAGACTTTCGCCATAGCCACACGCTTGCGCTGCCCGCCGGATAATGTTCCGAAAAGATTCTCCGTATGGTGAATGCCAAGACGTCCCAGGATTTCCTTGGTCCGGTATTCAAAATCCCAGGCATTAAACTTGTCCATATCCTCCATCACTTCGGCAAGTTCGTCGTGGTTGTCGGTTTCAATGGCATGCTCGTAGCGCTTAACAACTTGCGCCACAGGATTGTTGGAAGAAAAAATCACGTCAATCACCGAAAGGCTTTCATCAAAAGCCGGGCTTTGATCCAGGTATCCTACCCGAATATCTTTCCGAATGCTTACTTCTCCCTGATCCGCCGGGATTTTGCCCGTCAGAATGTTCAGAAAAGTGGTCTTGCCCGTTCCGTTCGTTCCGATGAGCGCAACCTTGTCGCCCCTGCTGATTCCAAAATTGATGTTTTTAAAAAGCCACTGATCGCCAAATGACTTTGCTATATTTTCTGCTGAAAGGTAATTCATGATCCAAAGTAAAATTCAATTCCTACAAAGGTAGGACAGATCTCAAACAACAAAGAAAAAATTCGTTTTGAAAGGGTAAATAGCATAATATTGCTCTTTATATTTAGTTATATGGTTCCATAGAACACATTTTAAATCATGTCCAAGCAATTTTTATTCCTATTCTCAACCGTTTTCATTTGTTTCACCGCAGCAGCACAAGACCCCAATTTTAAGAATTATACGCAAAAAATAGGAGGTAGCCCGCAAGTCTACGATATGGTCGCGATTCCCGGCGGCGAGTTTATGATGGGAAGTCCTGATTCCGAAAAAGGTCGCCGACCCGACGAAGGCCCGCAGCACAAAGTAAAGATCGAGCCCTTCTGGATGGGCAAAACCGAAGTGAACTGGGACATATATGACCTTTACGCTTTCAAAAACATGGAAAAGGAAATGGCAGCACGTCACCCTGATCCCGACAAAAGTGTTCAGAAGACCGATGCCAGCACCCGCCCGAGTCCTCCCTATGTAGATATGTCGTTCGGTATGGGAAGATCCGGATATCCGGCGATTAACATGACCCAATATGCTGCCATTCATTTTTGCAAATGGCTATATGAAAAAACAGGTGTTTTTTACAGATTACCGACTGAGGCTGAATGGGAATACGCGTGCCGCGCAGGTTCAAAAACAGCTTACTCATTTGGAGCCGACGAATCTAAATTAGACGAATATGCATGGCATCGTAAAAACAGTGATGCCGCTTACAAGAAAATCGGATTGAAAAAACCCAATGCTTTCGGCTTGCACGATATGCATGGCAATGTGATGGAATGGACATTGGATCAGTACATTCCTGATTATTATGCAAAACAACCTGCGGGAGAAAAATACGCTCCGGTTACCGAGCTTTATCCAACGGCCGTTCGCGGTGGTTCCTGGGACGATGAGCCTGCTGACTTGCGGAGCGCTGCCCGCACGGCTTCAAAACCGGAATGGAAGATCCTGGATCCGCAGCTTCCAAAAAGCGAATGGTGGATGACAAGTGCATCATTTGTTGGTTTCAGGGTGGTTAGGCCACTGAAACAACCGTCTCAGGAAGAGATAAATGCTTATTACAGCCCAAAACTGATTGAAGATTATTGAGATCATATTAAACTCTTAACATAATGGAACAAAATAGACGTGATTTTTTAAAAGCAACCGGCCTGTTTGCAGCGGGCGGTGCAATGTTGAATCCGGTTCGCGGATATGGCTTTAACAGTGCGGTGGATGAGACGATCAAAGTTGCTTTGATCGGTTGCGGAGGAAGAGGAACTGGTGCGGCTGCGCAGGCATTAAGCACAACGCAAAATGTGCAGATCGTTGCCATGGCAGATGCTTTTAAGGACCGTCTGGACGAATCATATAAAAACCTGACTGCGAAAAAATACAAAAATGCAGCAGGAACGGTTGTGGATACAAAATTGAAAGTTGATGTTCCTGACGACCGTAAGTTTGTAGGTTTCGATGCATTCAAGAAAGCCATTGCTTTAAAAGACGTGGATGTTGTCATCCTGGCGACTCCTCCGGGATTCCGTCCTTCGCATTTTGAAGAAGCGGTGAAGAACAACAAGCACATTTTCATGGAAAAGCCGGTTGCCACAGATGCTCCCGGAATTCGTAAAGTGCTTGAAATTGCCGAAGAAGCGAAGAAAAAGAAGTTGAATGTGGTTGTGGGTCTGCAACGCCATTACCAGGCTAATTATCTGGCTGCGATCAAACGCATTCATGACGGTGCAATTGGTGATATCGTAGGCGGGCAAGTTTACTGGGTTGGCAGCAGCCCGTGGATGAAAGAACGCCAGCCAAACCAGACGGAAATGGAATACCAAATGAGAAACTGGTATTATTTCAACTGGCTTTGCGGTGACCACATTTCGGAGCAGCACGTGCACAACATTGACGTCGCTAACTGGGTGAAAAAGGGTTACCCTGTTTCAATTCAAGGAACCGGCGGTCGTGAAGTGCGTACCGGAAAGGCTTACGGAGAGATTTTCGATCACCATACATTGGATTTGGTTTATGCCGACGGAACCGTTATTTCCAGCCAATGCCGTCAGTTTGAAGGCACCTGGAACAAGGTTGATGAGGCTTTCGTAGGAACAAAAGGCCGCATTGACAGCTTTGACGGCAAGAAAACCATTTTGAAAGATTACAAAGGCGGCGTGATTTACCAGCACGACGATAAAGGTGATAAAAACCCATATCAGGTTGAACACGACGAATTGTTTGCGGCCATTGCAAAAGGTGAATACAAATTTGCTGACGCAGAAAATGGTGCAAAAAGCACAATGACAGCCATTATGGGCCGTATGGCAACTTATTCAGGCAAGATGATCAAATGGGATGAGGCATTCAACTCAGACATCAATCTATTCCCGGACAAACTGGCCTGGGATGCTTCGCCAAAAATCCTTCCGGGTCCTGACGGACTTTATCCGGTTGCGGTTCCTGGTAAGACGCAGGTTATTTAAGTTAATATGCAGTAAAAAAGGGCTCCTGGGAGCCCTTTTTTGTTTGTAAGTTGTGATAGAATTTCTAAATTGGAGTAGGATTGTCCATATGATGGAATTCTAATGTTGTACCAACGATATCATCAGTGAAACTTAGCCTGAGAAACGCTGTGCTCATTCTGCTAACCGGCATGCTTTTGCTTGCGGTCGGTGCCTCACTAAGATCGGATCAAAACAAATTCAGCAATCCTGTTATCCTCACCGCCCTGGCCATTGAATTCCTGGGAACAATCTGGCTCGTTCTGAGCCTGAACCAAAGGCGCAAACACAACAAGATTTAAACTTTGCTGGACCGGTTACGAAGGTAAAAATCGGCTAGTACCAATGCTGCCATCGCCTCTACAATCGGAACGGCGCGCGGCACCACACAAGGATCATGACGTCCTTTTCCCTGCACAATAGCCACATCCCCATGCTGATCAATGCTTTCCTGATCCTGCATAATGGTTGCCACCGGCTTGAACGCTACGCGGAAATAAATATCTTCACCATTTGAAATCCCACCTTGCACACCTCCTGAATGATTGGTGCGGGTGTGGACTTTGTCTTCGTCATCAATAAAGAACGCATCGTTATGCTGAGAACCCAGTAATGTAACGCCTTCAAAGCCGCTGCCGTACTCAAATCCCTTCACTGCATTAATGCTCAGCATGGCCTTTCCCATTTCCGCATGCAGCTTGTCAAACACAGGCTCTCCCCAGCCAGCCGGAACGCCTGTAATCACGCAATTCACAACGCCCCCTACAGAATCTCCCTGCTTTCTTACCGAGTCAATGTAATCGAACATTTGCTGCGCCATTTCAGGATCAGGACAACGGACGGCATTTGTTTCTGTTAATGAAAGATCGAGATCCTGATATGATTTTTCGAGTTTTAATGTCCCGACCTGTGAAACGTAGGATTGAATATTTACGCCCAGATCAGCCAGGAGCAGCTTTGCCAGCGCGCCAGCCGCAACTCTTGCAGCAGTCTCCCTCGCAGAGCTCCTGCCGCCGCCTCTGTAATCGCGGACGCCATACTTCACCTGATACGTGTAATCCGCATGTGACGGACGGAACTGGGCAGCAATGTGCGAATAGTCTTTGCTGCGCTGATCTTCATTCCGGATGATCAAAGCAA of Dyadobacter chenhuakuii contains these proteins:
- a CDS encoding formylglycine-generating enzyme family protein, which encodes MSKQFLFLFSTVFICFTAAAQDPNFKNYTQKIGGSPQVYDMVAIPGGEFMMGSPDSEKGRRPDEGPQHKVKIEPFWMGKTEVNWDIYDLYAFKNMEKEMAARHPDPDKSVQKTDASTRPSPPYVDMSFGMGRSGYPAINMTQYAAIHFCKWLYEKTGVFYRLPTEAEWEYACRAGSKTAYSFGADESKLDEYAWHRKNSDAAYKKIGLKKPNAFGLHDMHGNVMEWTLDQYIPDYYAKQPAGEKYAPVTELYPTAVRGGSWDDEPADLRSAARTASKPEWKILDPQLPKSEWWMTSASFVGFRVVRPLKQPSQEEINAYYSPKLIEDY
- a CDS encoding ABC-F family ATP-binding cassette domain-containing protein, with the protein product MNYLSAENIAKSFGDQWLFKNINFGISRGDKVALIGTNGTGKTTFLNILTGKIPADQGEVSIRKDIRVGYLDQSPAFDESLSVIDVIFSSNNPVAQVVKRYEHAIETDNHDELAEVMEDMDKFNAWDFEYRTKEILGRLGIHHTENLFGTLSGGQRKRVAMAKVLLEDPDLLILDEPTNHLDLDTVEWLENYLNTSNTTLLVVTHDRYFLDTVCNQMLELDHGSAYPYKGNYTYFLEKKAEREEMEAAGIDKARNLMRKELDWIRRQPKARGTKAKYRVDAFEELKEKASQKKFDTQMELNVRTSRLGSKIIELENVSKGFGERQLIKNFEYTFRKGDRIGIVGQNGMGKSTLLNMITGELMPDKGQIVKGETVQFGYYKQSDLVFNENQRVIDIVKDVAEVVQLGTGETVTVGHLLQAFLFSPSKQYDFISKLSGGEKRRLQLLLILIKQPNFLILDEPTNDLDIASLNVLEEFLLNFPGCLVIVSHDRYFLDRLVQHIFVFEGEGKISDFPGNYTELREYQDEQEAEKKASGGNAGKSNTTHVIQPVKETAAPVAPTPVAAATPKRKLSYKEQKEMEQLEADIAKMEEQKTGLVAKLHAGGSHAELAQWSKQIEELTESQADKEMRWLELSENA
- a CDS encoding Gfo/Idh/MocA family protein; the encoded protein is MEQNRRDFLKATGLFAAGGAMLNPVRGYGFNSAVDETIKVALIGCGGRGTGAAAQALSTTQNVQIVAMADAFKDRLDESYKNLTAKKYKNAAGTVVDTKLKVDVPDDRKFVGFDAFKKAIALKDVDVVILATPPGFRPSHFEEAVKNNKHIFMEKPVATDAPGIRKVLEIAEEAKKKKLNVVVGLQRHYQANYLAAIKRIHDGAIGDIVGGQVYWVGSSPWMKERQPNQTEMEYQMRNWYYFNWLCGDHISEQHVHNIDVANWVKKGYPVSIQGTGGREVRTGKAYGEIFDHHTLDLVYADGTVISSQCRQFEGTWNKVDEAFVGTKGRIDSFDGKKTILKDYKGGVIYQHDDKGDKNPYQVEHDELFAAIAKGEYKFADAENGAKSTMTAIMGRMATYSGKMIKWDEAFNSDINLFPDKLAWDASPKILPGPDGLYPVAVPGKTQVI
- the aroC gene encoding chorismate synthase; protein product: MGSTYGKIFKIATFGESHGAGIGVIIEGCPAGVNFDSDFIQSELTRRKPGQSRITTQRKEADEFEVLSGVFEGKTTGTPIALIIRNEDQRSKDYSHIAAQFRPSHADYTYQVKYGVRDYRGGGRSSARETAARVAAGALAKLLLADLGVNIQSYVSQVGTLKLEKSYQDLDLSLTETNAVRCPDPEMAQQMFDYIDSVRKQGDSVGGVVNCVITGVPAGWGEPVFDKLHAEMGKAMLSINAVKGFEYGSGFEGVTLLGSQHNDAFFIDDEDKVHTRTNHSGGVQGGISNGEDIYFRVAFKPVATIMQDQESIDQHGDVAIVQGKGRHDPCVVPRAVPIVEAMAALVLADFYLRNRSSKV